A window of Syngnathoides biaculeatus isolate LvHL_M chromosome 9, ASM1980259v1, whole genome shotgun sequence contains these coding sequences:
- the socs7 gene encoding suppressor of cytokine signaling 7, with the protein MANDAHERSPDFVLMRLVSAAEEDRPDAESGTAPTGGVAVAGLGREALAHKAALELSRDVGLERNKAPAAPDGGHGDGRGPPFAPPRPQSPVQAPRCEFGPGLRPQLLVFSGLVRNGDGILELNEERTSLGLDLQNPVASCAEPTLSHNTGTPEEVQQHLDQLDGTWGAHPPVTEYKEQQGTAEVFRGHRLLAGPPKWPSLSVGSSPLAVIDPGWTCTGRDREGAVLELARRFGELGVGAVPKMLLKAGELPHCACQGAHAPGEEHADDPAVTSDALLVLEGLGSDDVAGLGLQEQSPDDRVRHRHFLVDTKPEPETNSPEAEVTEDEVSSAGRSRVADQPFRACCQSSSPRRRPERCASGPRTPKPATAKPKKGSLRLRLSRLFRTKSCTGSSHLLDQDRRTPIGGQAAPHMNASGPALDSDSRLSRANSAFSSASLAAFTGETVSLVDVDISRRGTANTPHPPTPPPPPRRSLSLLDDISGPQSGGFLLSVMGASLQSLPLPLPPPAPPSHATMHHSLSLNDAFLRALPHSNPSQAEAPPSSRQAPPPVLCALQRSEASNFTASLRELEKCGWYWGPMNWEDAEMKLKGKPDGSFLVRDSSDPRYILSLSFRSQGVTHHTRMEHYRGTFSLWCHPKFEDRCHSVVEFIERAIMHSKNGKFLYFLRSRVPGLPPTPVQLLYPVSRFSNVKSLQHMCRFCIRQIVRIDHIQQLPLPRSLVSYLSKFYYYDPEEEMYLSIKSIRATLEVHT; encoded by the exons ATGGCGAACGACGCGCACGAACGATCGCCAGACTTCGTGCTCATGCGCCTGGTCTCCGCCGCCGAGGAGGACCGTCCGGATGCGGAGAGCGGCACCGCGCCGACCGGAGGGGTCGCGGTGGCTGGGCTGGGCCGGGAGGCGCTGGCTCACAAAGCGGCCTTGGAGCTCAGCCGAGACGTCGGCCTCGAGCGGAACAAAGCCCCGGCTGCACCTGACGGCGGGCACGGCGACGGCCGAGGCCCCCCGTTTGCTCCTCCCAGGCCGCAGAGCCCCGTGCAGGCCCCGAGATGCGAGTTCGGCCCCGGTCTGCGGCCTCAGCTGCTGGTTTTCTCTGGCCTCGTGCGGAACGGTGACGGGATCTTAGAACTGAACGAAGAGAGGACTTCTCTGGGCTTGGACCTGCAGAACCCGGTTGCAAGTTGCGCCGAGCCGACGCTCAGTCACAACACTGGGACCCCGGAAGAGGTCCAGCAGCATCTGGACCAACTGGACGGCACCTGGGGGGCGCATCCTCCGGTGACTGAGTACAAAGAGCAGCAAGGAACAGCGGAAGTGTTCCGCGGACACCGACTCCTGGCCGGTCCGCCCAAGTGGCCATCACTGTCGGTAGGGTCCAGCCCGCTGGCAGTCATCGACCCCGGGTGGACGTGCACCGGCCGGGACCGAGAGGGAGCTGTGTTGGAGCTCGCCCGGAGGTTCGGGGAGCTGGGGGTAGGCGCAGTACCAAAGATGCTCCTCAAAGCGGGCGAGCTCCCGCATTGCGCATGTCAGGGAGCACACGCGCCGGGCGAGGAACACGCAGACGACCCGGCCGTCACCAGCGACGCTCTACTGGTTCTGGAAGGGCTCGGCAGTGACGATGTGGCCGGCCTGGGCTTGCAGGAGCAGAGTCCGGACGACCGAGTGCGGCACCGACACTTTTTAGTCGATACGAAACCAGAACCAGAAACGAATTCCCCCGAGGCGGAAGTGACGGAGGacgaggtcagcagtgccggGCGATCCCGAGTGGCCGACCAGCCTTTTCGGGCCTGCTGCCAGTCGTCCAGCCCCCGCAGGAGGCCGGAGAGATGCGCCAGTGGTCCGCGGACCCCCAAGCCGGCGACCGCCAAGCCCAAGAAGGGTTCGCTGAGGCTGCGCTTGAGCAGGTTGTTTCGCACCAAGAGCTGCACTGGCTCATCGCACCTGCTGGACCAGGACCGCAGGACCCCCATCGGGGGACAGGCGGCCCCTCATATGAACGCATCTGGACCTGCGCTGGACTCCGACAG CAGGCTGAGCCGGGCCAACAGTGCCTTCTCCTCCGCCTCCCTCGCTGCCTTCACTG GCGAGACGGTGTCTCTGGTGGATGTGGACATCTCTCGGCGAGGGACCGCCAACACGCCTCACCCGCCCACGCCGCCGCCTCCACCGCGACGAAGTCTCAGCCTTCTCG ACGACATCTCGGGTCCCCAGTCGGGCGGCTTCCTGTTGAGCGTGATGGGCGCGTCCTTGCAGTCCCTCCCCTTACCACTCCCCCCACCCGCTCCTCCCTCGCACGCCACCATGCATCACAGCCTCAGCCTCAACG ACGCTTTCCTGCGGGCGCTTCCTCATTCCAACCCATCACAGGCCGAGGCGCCGCCTTCCTCCAGGCAGGCCCCACCGCCCGTGCTCTGCGCCCTCCAACGGTCGGAGGCCAGCAACTTCACTGCCAGCCTCAGAGAGCTGGAGAAG TGTGGCTGGTACTGGGGTCCGATGAACTGGGAGGACGCAGAGATGAAGCTGAAGGGCAAACCCGACGGATCTTTCCTGGTCCGAGACAGCTCCGACCCGAGATACATCCTCAGCCTCAGCTTCCGCTCGCAGGGCGTCACCCACCATACTCGCATGGAGCACTACCGCG GCACGTTCAGCTTGTGGTGTCACCCCAAGTTCGAGGACCGCTGCCACTCTGTGGTGGAGTTCATTGAGCGCGCCATCATGCACTCCAAGAACGGAAAGTTTCTCTACTTCCTGCGCTCCAGAGTACCAG GACTTCCTCCGACGCCGGTGCAGCTTCTGTATCCCGTGTCCCGCTTCAGCAACGTAAAGTCTCTGCAGCACATGTGCAGATTCTGCATACGCCAAATCGTGCGCATCGATCACATCCAACAACTTCCACTGCCCAG ATCGCTGGTGTCGTACCTAAGTAAGTTTTATTACTACGACCCCGAGGAGGAGATGTACCTGTCAATCAAAAGCATCCGGGCGACGCTGGAGGTGCACACGtag
- the gpr179 gene encoding metabotropic glycine receptor, whose product MFPFAFVFVFLLVPSLARGQVTPDSSSGALRNISESFNASSSKPPGATPDLTGTAGGAAGTSEAPQEDNWLPAESFFYSGDSSAVGKARCSRAYSPPGQPGPLPGGMRAALRPALDALANTANFLNMIFQASDLRESSVPEDMEWYHALVRALLEATGPVRQVLLTFDCDPTGTTPQLVLQASRGPPSGMPTILLQDLSKSWDRLHPPAPAPDDGWFRRFKFPAAAQPPALAKRVLLNDLSTLETPKWGRGDSYVSNRSGVSWADAPYLDCKDGRFVPRWMLTLSTAFYGLKPDLTPEFRGVIRMDVDIQDMDLDQCTTQDGWFADTHQCNRTSMECVPIPRRGFRLGQYCCRCKEGYYDIDTANKDAGGDGDACYPSMPKCLPCWPGCGRCQDGAPCWVQEDRPLRATVMAAQATFMALVFISMLAAYRHRRSRRIRSSGLLLLEAILFGSLLLYFPVFILYFKPSTFRCILLRWVRMLGFSIVYGTLTLKMYRVLKVFLSRTAQRVPYMSSLHLLRILGIMLMTASWFLCAWTVGVLQNRDRNIPVIITTTTAEGQGFNLCYLDRWDYMMAIAELLFLCWGSSLWTAVRPVPSAFHEPRYMGIAIHNELLLSTMFHLCRFTFPSLHPDWMLLLSFAHTHVTITVTLALIFIPKFLYIGKPGREEIAAEVYEDEVDLRRSYLNSSFRSAWSERSVDPDDFRDELKRLYTQLEVNKAKKMTANNPHLSKKRSSRCALGRSIIKRIAEIPLSRQCSREDRDGSFRSGNHSASFRRTPENLSIRSSMKSRSPSLRKSQCDNYYTRERDSSLWDSSKLRADIVKRSSQRSETESLDMHPAVCKSVSAQNLTIDTNLLHLPDHTRLHKSWSLTSTHSMEKMSKGDGSSLSISEQTRSALMSESFDKGEVCPWEVEPEQSGDKSQKRVTYANSQADDLQSPSSPVALVCPWDHLQPMENNVSQEKADAESTQFPVSASAPGSPRPKVNKDQRVFSFRNTTTKWLSVKSFLTSVEAASKPCKDETLTREGSQKSQESSTASRSGTSSRHPSVEKRTLQKRSMTTADGKPCLVKQNAIRLSSGDSSDRSPRRLVIVKSAVYPGDADDMTKDGIYESVYLSRQSSKRSSIRSCSSRTPSTHRRGSKRVATAVLKTFSHADNCPLRGQVAKQQQSIKADVCPWEIKTSERTGVCPWESQQQATVTRMDSGRTDVCPWESKDVPESSYAIPAKTQLSLKRSADVCPWDAAENQTPIIKQDSEYANICPWEAEVEYENLNPVQAKGALKVPSRQEATKTTVFPRVLEEKLDKSPVLYLDRRTTKTEESCPWDFPDPPKMIDVGLLEDGNIEPTVSSSQITIKADICPWDAGQQDKLNALQKGILPLDAQVEAPNRGNICPCETETSGSPKTEPSEMSKNNIRQDTARVNVCPWESEDSTLAKTEASPRGKLETWKSQDRQDSAQGDICPWEIKETNTLKNQETARESVCPWETEDPKSAQRQDSQSDVCLWEAKKPNVMNKQGISRENVCPLEKEKTNVRENQDSSGENVCPREREQPNCLRKSDHSIENICPWETDEPNLLKKQDSFRENICPWETREPNTSTKHDSSTENMCLQDADILKVLKKQDGSRQSVCPWETEDIKSTKRQDSTRGELCPWEMEEPKVLQKQESYGTVAGEAKVLKKQSSSRASVCPWETEGSAVLGKQESLRSDVCPWETEITEGVKDQDGLSTLDCPDEIQDPETSTNPSSDKDDVQEDHDTKADHSDGLKASLPLGRRDALCPWEIARSGSGSFTDNNSDVFTWEQENIPEEDEEDAECAAEALIFPPDL is encoded by the exons ATGtttccttttgcttttgtttttgtttttctgctggTGCCGTCGCTCGCCAGAGGTCAGGTGACCCCGGACTCGTCTTCAGGAGCCTTGAGGAACATCAGCGAATCGTTCAACGCCAGCTCGTCGAAACCTCCGGGCGCCACCCCGGACCTGACGGGGACTGCGGGCGGTGCTGCTGGCACCTCGGAAGCTCCACAAGAggacaactggttgccagcggaGAGCTTCTTCTACTCGGGCGACTCGTCAGCCGTGGGGAAGGCAAGATGTTCTCGCGCTTACAGCCCGCCCGGGCAACCGGGGCCGCTTCCGGGTGGCATGCGTGCAGCCCTCAGGCCGGCCCTGGATGCCTTAGCCAACACGGCCAACTTCCTAAATATGATCTTCCAGGCCAGTGACCTGCGCGAGAGTTCGGTTCCAGAGGACATGGAGTGGTACCATGCCCTCGTCCGTGCCCTGCTAGAGGCCACCGGGCCTGTCCGCCAAGTGCTGCTTACCTTCGACTGTGACCCGACCGGTACCACCCCTCAGCTAGTGCTCCAGGCAAGCCGCGGCCCCCCGAGCGGGATGCCGACTATCCTCCTTCAGGACTTGTCAAAAAGCTGGGACCGCCTGCACCCGCCCGCCCCGGCCCCGGATGACGGCTGGTTCCGGCGTTTTAAGTTCCCGGCTGCTGCCCAGCCGCCCGCCCTTGCCAAGAGGGTCCTGCTCAATGACCTCAGCACCTTGGAGACCCCCAAGTGGGGCCGGGGGGACAGTTACGTGAGCAATAGGAGCGGTGTCAGCTGGGCAGACGCCCCCTACCTGGACTGCAAAGACGGTCGCTTCGTCCCCAGGTGGATGCTAACCTTGTCCACCGCCTTCTACGGGCTCAAGCCAGACCTCACCCCTGAGTTCAG ggGTGTGATCCGCATGGACGTGGACATCCAGGACATGGACCTGGACCAGTGCACCACCCAGGATGGATGGTTTGCAGACACGCACCAGTGCAACCGCACTAGCATGGAG TGTGTTCCGATTCCCAGGCGAGGCTTCCGGCTGGGTCAGTACTGCTGCCGTTGCAAAGAAGGATACTACGACATTGACACTGCCAATAAGGATGCAG GTGGCGACGGCGACGCGTGTTATCCGTCCATGCCCAAGTGTCTGCCATGCTGGCCAGGTTGTGGGAGGTGCCAGGACGGCGCCCCCTGTTGGGTGCAGGAGGACAGACCCCTGAGGGCCACCGTCATGGCTGCCCAGGCCACCTTCATGGCCCTCGTTTTTATCAGCATGCTGGCAGCATACCGACATCGCCGGAGCAGG AGGATTCGGTCGTCGGGTCTCTTGCTGCTGGAAGCCATTTTGTTTGGCTCACTGCTACTTTACTTCCCG GTATTCATTCTGTACTTCAAGCCCAGCACGTTTCGATGCATCCTGCTCCGCTGGGTCCGCATGTTGGGTTTCTCTATCGTCTATGGCACTCTCACTCTCAAAATGTACAG GGTTCTGAAGGTGTTCCTGTCACGCACGGCTCAGAGGGTTCCATACATGTCCAGCTTGCACCTACTGAGGATCCTGGGCATCATGCTGATGACAGCAAGCTGGTTCTTGTGTGCCTGGACAGTGGGTGTCCTCCAGAATCGAGATAGGAACATTCCCGTCATTATAACCACAACCACGGCGGAGGGCCAGGGCTTCAACCTTTGCTACCTGGATCGGTGGGACTACATGATGGCCATCG CCGAGCTTCTGTTCCTGTGCTGGGGAAGTTCACTGTGGACCGCTGTTCGGCCAGTGCCCTCGGCCTTCCATGAGCCTCGCTACATGGGGATCGCCATCCACAATGAGCTACTTCTCTCCACCATGTTCCACCTGTGCCG GTTTACGTTTCCTTCTCTGCATCCCGATTGGATGCTGCTGCTCTCCTTTGCACACACCCACGTGACCATCACTGTGACACTCGCTCTAATCTTCATCCCAAAG TTCCTGTACATAGGCAAACCTGGAAGAGAGGAAATAGCTGCCGAGGTGTATGAGGACGAGGTGGACCTGCGCCGTTCCTACCTCAACAGCAGCTTTCGCTCGGCCTGGAGTGAGCGTAGTGTGGACCCTGATGACTTTCGG GACGAACTGAAGAGATTATACACCCAGTTGGAAGTCAACAAAGCCAAGAAGATGACAGCAAACAACCCTCACCTGTCAAAGAAGCGAAGCTCTAGATGTGCCCTGGGAAGATCAATCATCAAGCGCATTGCCGAGATCCCCCTGAGCCGGCAGTGCAGCCGTGAGGACCGAGATGGTTCATTCCGGAGCGGGAATCACTCCGCGTCTTTCAGGAGGACCCCAGAAAACCTCAGCATCAGAAGTTCCATGAAATCCCGATCACCGTCTTTACGCAAGTCCCAATGTGATAATTATTACACTCGAGAAAGGGACTCTTCCTTGTGGGATTCTTCAAAGCTGAGGGCTGACATTGTGAAAAGGTCTTCCCAAAGATCAGAGACTGAATCTTTGGACATGCACCCAGCAGTTTGCAAATCAGTTAGCGCGCAAAATCTGACAATTGATACCAATCTCTTACATCTCCCCGATCACACCAGGCTTCACAAGTCATGGAGTCTGACATCCACTCATTCCATGGAGAAAATGTCCAAGGGTGATGGATCAAGCCTCTCTATCAGTGAGCAGACCAGGAGTGCTCTAATGTCAGAGTCTTTTGACAAAGGTGAGGTTTGTCCTTGGGAGGTGGAGCCGGAACAATCTGGTGATAAGAGCCAGAAGCGTGTCACCTACGCAAACTCTCAAGCGGATGATCTGCAAAGCCCATCGTCGCCAGTTGCTCTAGTATGTCCCTGGGACCATCTGCAACCTATGGAGAATAATGTGTCACAAGAGAAGGCGGATGCAGAGTCCACCCAATTCCCAGTCTCTGCAAGTGCACCGGGGTCACCGAGACCCAAAGTCAACAAAGATCAGAGAGTTTTTTCCTTCCGGAATACCACTACCAAGTGGCTCTCTGTCAAATCCTTCCTGACATCTGTAGAAGCTGCAAGCAAACCGTGCAAGGATGAAACCTTAACTAGAGAAGGGTCACAAAAAAGTCAAGAAAGCTCGACAGCATCCAGGTCGGGAACATCCAGTCGACATCCAAGCGTGGAGAAAAGAACACTACAGAAGAGAAGCATGACAACCGCAGATGGAAAACCATGCCTCGTAAAGCAGAACGCAATCAGACTGTCCTCTGGTGATTCTTCCGACAGAAGTCCCAGAAGATTGGTTATTGTCAAGTCTGCAGTCTATCCCGGAGATGCAGATGATATGACAAAAGATGGCATTTACGAAAGTGTATACCTGTCCAGGCAGAGTAGTAAACGAAGCAGCATAAGATCCTGTAGTTCGAGGACACCGTCAACTCATAGAAGAGGAAGTAAACGAGTGGCGACGGCAGTGTTAAAAACCTTTTCTCATGCTGACAATTGTCCATTGAGAGGACAGGTGGCAAAGCAGCAGCAAAGCATTAAAGCAGACGTCTGCCCGTGGGAAATTAAAACATCTGAACGAACTGGCGTCTGTCCTTGGGAATCTCAACAGCAAGCGACAGTGACGAGAATGGACAGTGGTCGTACTGATGTTTGCCCCTGGGAGTCCAAAGATGTTCCAGAAAGTTCATATGCCATCCCAGCAAAAACACAACTGTCTTTGAAGCGATCTGCAGATGTATGTCCTTGGGATGCAGCAGAAAATCAGACACCAATCATCAAACAAGACAGCGAATATGCCAATATTTGTCCTTGGGAAGCAGAGGTTGAGTATGAGAACCTAAATCCCGTGCAGGCGAAGGGAGCCCTCAAAGTGCCCTCACGACAGGAAGCAACGAAAACCACTGTGTTTCCCAGGGTATTAgaagaaaaattagataaatcTCCTGTCCTATATCTGGACAGAAGAACAACCAAGACAGAAGAAAGTTGTCCGTGGGACTTCCcagaccccccaaaaatgatagATGTTGGTCTTTTGGAAGATGGGAACATAGAACCAACAGTCTCATCTTCACAGATCACGATCAAGGCAGATATCTGTCCCTGGGATGCTGGACAACAGGACAAATTGAATGCCCTACAAAAAGGAATCTTACCCTTGGATGCTCAAGTAGAGGCTCCCAACAGAGGAAATATTTGTCCTTGCGAGACTGAAACATCAGGATCACCAAAAACAGAGCCctcagaaatgtccaaaaacaaTATTAGACAAGATACTGCCCGTGTTAACGTCTGTCCATGGGAGAGCGAGGATTCCACATTGGCCAAAACAGAGGCATCACCAAGAGGAAAATTAGAAACTTGGAAAAGTCAAGACAGGCAGGACAGTGCTCAAGGAGATATTTGTCCATGGGAGATTAAAGAAACAAACACTCTGAAAAATCAGGAAACTGCTAGAGAAAGTGTTTGTCCCTGGGAGACAGAAGACCCAAAGTCTGCACAAAGGCAAGATAGCCAAAGTGATGTTTGTCTCTGGGAAGCAAAGAAACCAAATGTTATGAATAAGCAGGGCATTTCCAGAGAAAACGTTTGCCCGttggagaaagaaaaaacaaatgtccGAGAAAACCAGGACAGTTCGGGGGAAAACGTTTGTCCACGTGAGAGAGAGCAACCTAATTGTCTGAGAAAGTCGGACCATTCTATCGAAAACATTTGTCCATGGGAGACAGATGAACCAAATCTACTGAAAAAGCAGGACAGTTTTAGAGAAAACATTTGTCCATGGGAAACAAGAGAACCAAACACTTCAACTAAGCATGACAGTTCCACTGAAAATATGTGCTTGCAGGATGCAGATATTCTCAAGGTCTTGAAGAAACAAGACGGCTCTAGACAAAGTGTTTGTCCATGGGAAACCGAAGACATAAAGTCCACTAAGAGGCAAGATAGCACAAGAGGGGAGCTTTGTCCGTGGGAAATGGAAGAACCTAAGGTTTTACAAAAGCAGGAAAGTTATGGAACTGTGGCAGGAGAAGCTAAAGTTCTCAAGAAACAGAGCAGCTCTCGAGCCAGTGTCTGCCCATGGGAGACTGAGGGCAGCGCAGTGTTAGGAAAGCAAGAAAGCCTGCGTTCAGATGTTTGTCCATGGGAAACAGAAATAACAGAAGGTGTCAAAGACCAAGATGGCTTGAGCACTCTGGATTGTCCTGATGAAATCCAGGATCCAGAAACATCGACCAACCCCAGCAGTGACAAAGATGACGTACAGGAAGACCACGACACAAAGGCGGATCACTCGGATGGACTGAAAGCCAGCTTACCGCTGGGTCGCCGTGATGCCTTGTGCCCCTGGGAGATTGCAAGAAGTGGCTCGGGATCCTTCACTGACAACAACTCTGATGTTTTCACATGGGAGCAAGAGAACATCCcagaggaagacgaggaggacgCAGAATGCGCAGCAGAAGCACTCATATTCCCTCCAGACTTGTGA
- the mrpl45 gene encoding 39S ribosomal protein L45, mitochondrial isoform X2, whose product MCSSFSSNYSNMAAPATRMLVAFQGATWSTFKAAKTAADVWRHPVPLLVPVRTKKRYFIPPAVGLKGKRDVNPEAKARAAGIVFRQEYMERPINIACTAGIFDPYIPPEGDARLSSMSKEGLKQRTEQLRQSASSQLAIRKIKEYDSAFSSKDFAEQAQEIFIEAHNALCIFNKEKLHSLVTERCYPEMTRGNRYKTLRWRYVESLEPPRVVHARSPDMVSKGNLYGQVTVRMHSKQTLAIYDRFGRLMLGSEEQPKDVLEYLVMERHLVNPYGRWRLHGKIVPSWAPAKDPIIKTVMIPGPDLKPSEEFDALNYQVPKAEAVQWSK is encoded by the exons CTTCAGCTCAAATTACAGCAACATGGCGGCCCCCGCAACGAGGATGCTAGTGGCGTTCCAGGGAGCGACATGGAGTACTTTTAAG GCTGCCAAAACAGCAGCAGATGTATGGCGGCACCCTGTCCCGCTTTTAGTGCCTGTGCGGACCAAGAAGCGATACTTCATCCCCCCGGCCGTGGGCCTGAAGGGCAAGCGGGATGTCAACCCCGAGGCCAAGGCCCGAGCAGCTGGCATCGTGTTTCGGCAGGAGTACATGGAGAGACCTATCAACATTGCCTGTACTG CGGGAATCTTTGACCCCTACATCCCCCCCGAGGGCGACGCTCGTCTTTCCTCGATGTCCAAAGAAGGCTTAAAGCAGCGTACCGAGCAGCTGCGACAGAGTGCCTCTTCGCAGCTGGC GATACGGAAGATCAAAGAGTATGACTCTGCGTtctcctccaaagattttgctGAACAAGCCCAGGAAATCTTCATCGAGGCTCACAACGCACTGTGCAT ATTTAACAAAGAGAAGCTTCACTCATTGGTGACGGAGCGATGTTACCCG GAGATGACGCGGGGCAACCGGTACAAGACTCTGCGCTGGCGCTATGTGGAGTCGCTGGAGCCGCCCCGCGTGGTACACGCCCGCAGCCCCGACATGGTTTCTAAGGGCAACCTGTACGGCCAGGTGACGGTCCGCATGCATTCTAAACAG ACTCTGGCCATCTATGACCGGTTCGGACGGTTGATGCTGGGCAGCGAAGAGCAGCCCAAAGATGTTTTGGAGTATTTGGTCATGGAGCGGCATCTTGTGAACCCCTACGGACGCTGGCGACTCCACGGGAAGATTGTGCCGTCCTGGGCCCCCGCCAAGGATCCCATAATTAAA acTGTTATGATTCCTGGTCCCGACCTAAAGCCTAGTGAAGAATTTGACGCCCTCAACTACCAAGTTCCCAAAGCGGAGGCAGTGCAGTGGTCAAAATGA
- the mrpl45 gene encoding 39S ribosomal protein L45, mitochondrial isoform X1, with amino-acid sequence MKKNGLTNTAGRKDKSIFSSNYSNMAAPATRMLVAFQGATWSTFKAAKTAADVWRHPVPLLVPVRTKKRYFIPPAVGLKGKRDVNPEAKARAAGIVFRQEYMERPINIACTAGIFDPYIPPEGDARLSSMSKEGLKQRTEQLRQSASSQLAIRKIKEYDSAFSSKDFAEQAQEIFIEAHNALCIFNKEKLHSLVTERCYPEMTRGNRYKTLRWRYVESLEPPRVVHARSPDMVSKGNLYGQVTVRMHSKQTLAIYDRFGRLMLGSEEQPKDVLEYLVMERHLVNPYGRWRLHGKIVPSWAPAKDPIIKTVMIPGPDLKPSEEFDALNYQVPKAEAVQWSK; translated from the exons CTTCAGCTCAAATTACAGCAACATGGCGGCCCCCGCAACGAGGATGCTAGTGGCGTTCCAGGGAGCGACATGGAGTACTTTTAAG GCTGCCAAAACAGCAGCAGATGTATGGCGGCACCCTGTCCCGCTTTTAGTGCCTGTGCGGACCAAGAAGCGATACTTCATCCCCCCGGCCGTGGGCCTGAAGGGCAAGCGGGATGTCAACCCCGAGGCCAAGGCCCGAGCAGCTGGCATCGTGTTTCGGCAGGAGTACATGGAGAGACCTATCAACATTGCCTGTACTG CGGGAATCTTTGACCCCTACATCCCCCCCGAGGGCGACGCTCGTCTTTCCTCGATGTCCAAAGAAGGCTTAAAGCAGCGTACCGAGCAGCTGCGACAGAGTGCCTCTTCGCAGCTGGC GATACGGAAGATCAAAGAGTATGACTCTGCGTtctcctccaaagattttgctGAACAAGCCCAGGAAATCTTCATCGAGGCTCACAACGCACTGTGCAT ATTTAACAAAGAGAAGCTTCACTCATTGGTGACGGAGCGATGTTACCCG GAGATGACGCGGGGCAACCGGTACAAGACTCTGCGCTGGCGCTATGTGGAGTCGCTGGAGCCGCCCCGCGTGGTACACGCCCGCAGCCCCGACATGGTTTCTAAGGGCAACCTGTACGGCCAGGTGACGGTCCGCATGCATTCTAAACAG ACTCTGGCCATCTATGACCGGTTCGGACGGTTGATGCTGGGCAGCGAAGAGCAGCCCAAAGATGTTTTGGAGTATTTGGTCATGGAGCGGCATCTTGTGAACCCCTACGGACGCTGGCGACTCCACGGGAAGATTGTGCCGTCCTGGGCCCCCGCCAAGGATCCCATAATTAAA acTGTTATGATTCCTGGTCCCGACCTAAAGCCTAGTGAAGAATTTGACGCCCTCAACTACCAAGTTCCCAAAGCGGAGGCAGTGCAGTGGTCAAAATGA